The Cohnella abietis genome has a segment encoding these proteins:
- a CDS encoding HU family DNA-binding protein, which produces MNKTELITKVAELADLSKKDATQAVDAVFDVISEALQGGDKVQLVGFGNFEVRERSARKGRNPQTGEEIEIPAGKIPAFKPGKALKDGIK; this is translated from the coding sequence ATGAACAAGACTGAATTGATTACCAAAGTTGCCGAGTTGGCTGACTTGTCTAAGAAAGACGCGACGCAAGCGGTTGACGCTGTGTTCGATGTTATTTCCGAAGCTTTGCAAGGTGGAGATAAAGTGCAACTAGTTGGGTTTGGTAACTTCGAGGTGCGCGAGCGTTCCGCTCGTAAAGGACGTAATCCGCAAACTGGTGAAGAGATCGAGATTCCAGCTGGTAAGATCCCAGCATTCAAGCCGGGTAAAGCGCTTAAGGACGGTATTAAATAA
- the ndk gene encoding nucleoside-diphosphate kinase → MEKTYLMVKPDGVQRGLIGEIVSRFERKGLKLVAAKLMNVSLERAEQHYAEHKGKDFYDMLLKFITAGPVFAMVWEGDQAVGLCRALIGKTNALEAAPGTIRSDFAIHTNFNLIHGSDSHDSAEREISIFFSEEELVSYDKVIQVWI, encoded by the coding sequence ATGGAAAAGACTTACTTAATGGTTAAGCCCGATGGAGTTCAACGGGGACTGATTGGTGAAATCGTCAGCCGTTTTGAACGCAAGGGGTTGAAGCTTGTCGCTGCTAAGCTTATGAATGTATCCTTGGAGCGAGCAGAGCAGCATTATGCCGAGCATAAGGGCAAAGATTTCTATGATATGCTCTTGAAGTTTATAACAGCAGGACCTGTGTTCGCAATGGTGTGGGAAGGCGATCAGGCAGTGGGATTATGCCGTGCTCTAATCGGAAAGACCAACGCTCTTGAAGCGGCACCTGGAACGATCCGCAGTGATTTTGCTATACATACGAATTTCAATTTAATTCATGGCTCGGATTCGCACGATAGCGCTGAGCGTGAAATCAGCATCTTTTTCTCCGAAGAGGAACTGGTTTCTTACGATAAGGTTATACAGGTTTGGATCTAA
- a CDS encoding UbiA-like polyprenyltransferase, with amino-acid sequence MISKLRTFLEMIKFEHTLFALPFAFVGAILGAVTMEKRLPEWSEVGWVLLAMVGARTAAMGLNRVIDKAIDARNPRTATRAIPAGLLKSKDVLIFIVISLVLLFWAAAQLNSLAVKLLPLAVLFLVAYSYTKRFTWLCHIVLGLTIGLAPLGGWVAVTGSITWTSIILYITVALWIAGFDIIYACQDEEFDRKEGLHSIPVRFGVAGALRIAKLFHATTAVGFILLLILTDLSWWYLAGTIVAALLLLYEHRLVKPNDLSKLNAAFFTMNGILSAVIFVFTFIDLVVVRSW; translated from the coding sequence ATGATTTCCAAGCTTCGGACCTTTTTGGAAATGATTAAGTTTGAACATACCTTGTTTGCCCTTCCGTTCGCTTTTGTCGGAGCTATCCTCGGTGCGGTTACCATGGAGAAGCGACTGCCGGAATGGAGCGAAGTCGGCTGGGTTTTACTCGCTATGGTTGGGGCTCGTACGGCAGCAATGGGGCTTAACCGAGTAATAGATAAAGCGATTGACGCCCGTAATCCAAGAACGGCTACAAGAGCCATTCCTGCTGGGCTACTGAAATCGAAGGATGTACTTATTTTTATTGTTATTTCGTTAGTTTTATTGTTCTGGGCTGCAGCGCAGCTTAACAGTCTTGCTGTTAAATTACTGCCTTTAGCTGTACTTTTCCTTGTTGCCTATTCGTATACAAAGAGATTTACCTGGTTATGTCATATTGTTCTTGGGTTGACAATTGGTCTAGCTCCGCTAGGTGGTTGGGTAGCCGTTACGGGCAGTATCACTTGGACCTCCATTATTCTTTATATTACCGTCGCGTTATGGATAGCTGGCTTTGATATTATTTATGCCTGCCAGGACGAGGAATTTGACCGTAAGGAAGGTCTACACTCTATTCCAGTGAGATTTGGAGTAGCGGGGGCGCTTCGAATTGCTAAGCTGTTCCATGCGACTACTGCAGTTGGCTTTATCCTCTTGCTAATCCTGACAGATCTAAGCTGGTGGTATCTCGCGGGGACGATTGTTGCTGCGTTATTATTGCTTTACGAGCATAGGCTTGTTAAACCTAATGATCTGAGCAAGCTTAACGCTGCTTTTTTCACAATGAATGGTATTCTGAGCGCGGTAATTTTCGTATTCACGTTTATTGACCTAGTGGTGGTGAGATCGTGGTAA
- a CDS encoding polyprenyl synthetase family protein, giving the protein MKLMQLYAAMKSDLQAIEDQMAITVASDLPTLSEASLHLLKAGGKRIRPIFVLLSGKFGTYSVETLKRVAVPLELIHMATLVHDDVIDDANIRRGQLTVKSKWDNRIAMYTGDYIYAKALTVITELDKPRIHQVLSGSIVQMVIGEMEQIRDFFNVDQSVRNYLLRIRRKTALLIAISCQLGALATDAPPRASHALYRFGYNVGMAFQITDDLLDLCGTEKAIGKPPGSDLRQGNITLPVLYALQDASIKDKLLEEIELIKISEGVANSAAAVKLVRSSSGIKKAEEMASRYIAKALKALEGLPDIPAKRNLADIARIVAKRSY; this is encoded by the coding sequence ATGAAATTGATGCAGCTATATGCCGCTATGAAATCGGATTTACAAGCAATTGAAGACCAAATGGCAATAACGGTAGCCTCTGATTTGCCAACCCTAAGTGAAGCATCGCTTCATTTACTTAAGGCGGGCGGGAAGAGGATACGACCGATATTTGTGCTGCTGTCGGGCAAGTTCGGTACCTATTCGGTAGAAACGCTCAAACGGGTCGCCGTTCCTCTAGAACTTATACATATGGCTACATTGGTGCATGATGACGTTATAGATGATGCCAATATTCGGCGCGGCCAGCTTACCGTCAAGTCGAAGTGGGATAATCGCATAGCTATGTATACGGGTGATTATATTTACGCAAAGGCATTGACGGTAATTACCGAGCTAGACAAGCCTCGTATTCATCAAGTTCTATCGGGTTCCATCGTTCAAATGGTTATTGGAGAAATGGAACAGATACGTGATTTCTTTAATGTTGACCAGAGCGTGCGTAACTATTTGCTACGGATTCGACGCAAGACGGCGCTACTTATCGCTATAAGCTGTCAGCTGGGAGCTTTGGCAACAGATGCACCACCTCGAGCTAGCCATGCTCTATATCGGTTTGGCTATAATGTGGGTATGGCTTTCCAGATTACGGATGATCTTCTTGATCTATGTGGTACAGAGAAGGCGATTGGTAAGCCTCCGGGAAGCGATTTGAGGCAAGGAAACATTACGCTACCTGTGTTGTATGCTCTTCAAGATGCATCAATTAAGGATAAGCTGCTTGAGGAGATTGAGTTAATCAAGATCAGCGAGGGTGTTGCAAATTCTGCTGCTGCGGTTAAGCTTGTCCGCTCTAGTAGCGGTATTAAGAAAGCCGAGGAAATGGCTTCCAGATATATTGCCAAAGCTTTGAAAGCTCTGGAAGGACTCCCCGATATACCAGCTAAACGAAATTTGGCTGATATTGCCCGTATTGTTGCTAAACGAAGTTATTAA
- a CDS encoding menaquinone biosynthetic enzyme MqnA/MqnD family protein, translating into MNNGNSRSIKIGRIQYTNAWPVFHHFDPMSLPYQTEIHSDMPATLNRKLRAGEIDIAAISSYAYGISSDTYYLLPNLSVSSFGRVQSILLFLKSPLEQVIHGKIALTTTSATSVNLLKIIMEKFYGGKPIYEDAEPSLEKMLENADAALLIGDHAIRASWVDHGYRVLDLGEVWNVWTGHWMTYALWAVHKKTAEQYPEAIASLYHALLESKRHSSQDLEPIVSKATAEIGGTSQYWSNYFRHLCHDFGPDQKAGLQLYFKYARELGLMTEEVQLSELPSLHVPDNLSKHR; encoded by the coding sequence ATGAATAATGGAAACTCTCGGTCGATTAAGATCGGTCGTATACAATATACTAATGCATGGCCGGTATTTCATCATTTTGATCCCATGTCGCTTCCCTATCAAACAGAGATACACTCTGACATGCCTGCTACTCTTAATCGTAAGCTAAGAGCGGGTGAGATAGACATAGCAGCTATTTCTTCTTATGCTTATGGAATATCGTCTGATACGTACTATTTACTTCCGAACCTATCAGTAAGCTCATTCGGTCGTGTGCAATCTATATTGCTTTTTCTAAAATCTCCCCTTGAACAGGTTATTCATGGTAAGATCGCCTTAACGACAACCTCTGCAACGTCTGTGAATTTACTTAAGATAATTATGGAGAAGTTCTACGGCGGCAAACCTATCTATGAGGATGCAGAGCCTTCATTGGAGAAAATGCTGGAGAATGCGGATGCCGCGTTGCTTATTGGGGATCATGCGATTCGTGCCTCCTGGGTGGATCACGGATATCGCGTGCTCGATTTGGGTGAAGTTTGGAACGTATGGACAGGACACTGGATGACTTATGCATTATGGGCTGTGCACAAGAAAACAGCTGAGCAATATCCTGAAGCCATAGCTAGCCTATATCATGCATTGCTTGAAAGTAAGAGACACTCCTCTCAAGATCTTGAACCCATCGTTTCCAAGGCTACGGCGGAAATCGGGGGAACGTCTCAGTACTGGAGTAATTATTTCCGTCATTTGTGTCACGATTTCGGCCCAGACCAGAAAGCTGGCTTACAGCTCTACTTTAAGTACGCGCGTGAGCTTGGATTGATGACTGAAGAGGTTCAGCTTTCAGAATTACCTAGCCTACATGTTCCCGATAACCTATCAAAGCACAGGTGA
- a CDS encoding heptaprenyl diphosphate synthase component 1, whose protein sequence is MTRLRINQMANKYLNHDMISLHTELPEFPDGRISLLYTVLSHQPGAASQKELLSLVTSLVQMGLDTHDLVDNKPSSAKSGLLGMRAQQLKVLAGDYFSSRFYHLLSQAGQIDMIRHLSEAVCNINRIKMNLYGKMKQMKLNADEYLHYGAELKSGLFLSFTGFMSGLYERLWPELVERFSRCEVLLQELHKIENSNSLNDSWGVWHIMQEGTEEDRQTVVNHGEDSNILNNMVKKYEIADKLGSLLQQSTDQLQAVLQRLQSDKLIRELQPLIEPFLQATGQHRTTALKELG, encoded by the coding sequence ATGACTCGATTAAGAATTAATCAAATGGCTAATAAATATTTAAACCACGATATGATCAGCCTGCACACGGAATTGCCGGAGTTTCCCGATGGCAGAATTTCATTGTTATATACCGTCTTAAGCCATCAACCAGGAGCTGCTTCCCAGAAGGAGCTGCTTTCGCTTGTAACCTCGCTTGTCCAGATGGGGCTAGATACCCATGATTTGGTGGATAACAAGCCCAGTTCAGCGAAGAGTGGGCTATTGGGAATGCGTGCCCAGCAATTAAAGGTTCTCGCAGGAGATTACTTTAGCAGCCGGTTTTACCATCTCCTCTCGCAAGCAGGGCAGATCGATATGATACGGCACTTGAGCGAAGCAGTATGCAACATTAACCGGATTAAGATGAATTTGTACGGTAAGATGAAGCAGATGAAGCTAAACGCGGATGAATATCTCCACTATGGCGCAGAGCTTAAATCTGGGCTTTTCCTCTCGTTTACTGGCTTTATGAGTGGTTTATACGAGCGGTTATGGCCAGAGCTTGTCGAGCGCTTTAGTCGCTGCGAGGTACTGCTTCAGGAGCTTCACAAGATAGAGAACAGTAATTCCCTGAATGACAGCTGGGGCGTGTGGCACATTATGCAAGAAGGCACGGAGGAGGATCGCCAGACGGTTGTTAATCATGGCGAGGATTCCAATATTTTAAATAACATGGTGAAAAAATATGAGATAGCGGACAAGTTGGGCAGTCTTCTTCAGCAATCTACCGATCAATTGCAGGCAGTGCTTCAGCGATTGCAATCAGACAAGCTGATTCGAGAGCTGCAACCCTTAATTGAGCCATTTCTGCAGGCAACGGGACAACATCGAACAACCGCTTTGAAGGAGTTGGGTTAA
- the mtrB gene encoding trp RNA-binding attenuation protein MtrB: MDADQQEYIIVKAKDNGVQVIGLTRGQDTKFHHTEKLDKGEVLIVQFTDHTSAMKIRGKATILTKHGTLETDV; this comes from the coding sequence ATGGATGCAGATCAACAAGAATATATTATTGTTAAAGCGAAGGACAATGGTGTGCAGGTCATCGGGTTAACTCGAGGACAGGATACCAAATTTCATCATACGGAGAAGCTGGATAAGGGTGAGGTGCTTATCGTCCAGTTTACAGATCATACATCAGCTATGAAAATAAGAGGCAAAGCAACTATACTAACGAAGCATGGGACGTTAGAAACTGACGTATAG
- the spoIVA gene encoding stage IV sporulation protein A yields MEKVDIFKDIAERTGGDIYLGVVGAVRTGKSTFIKRFMETVVLPNIANEADRIRAIDELPQSAAGRTIMTTEPKFVPNNAVQLKVAEGLEVNVRLVDCVGYTVDGAKGFEDDGGPRMITTPWFEEPIPFQEAAEIGTRKVIQEHSTLGVVVTTDGTIAEIPRSAYIDAEERVINELKEVGKPFVLIVNSARPKSEEAQSLRNELAAKYDIPVMAVSAATMGEEEVMGVLREVLYEFPVHEVNVNLPSWVMVLSEGHWLRTSYENSVRETVKDIRRLRDVERVVAQFMEYDFVARAGLSGMNMGQGVAEIDLYAPDELYDRILMEVVGTEIRGKDHLLQLMQDFSHAKREYDRFAEALEMVKTTGYGIAAPSLAEMQLDEPELIRQGSRFGVRLKATAPSIHMIRVDVESEFAPIIGTEKQSEELVRYLMQDFEKDPIKIWESDIFGRSLHSIVREGIQGKIAMMPDNARYKLQETLGRIINEGSGGLIAIIL; encoded by the coding sequence GTGGAAAAAGTGGACATTTTCAAAGATATTGCCGAACGCACCGGCGGTGATATCTACCTCGGGGTCGTGGGTGCCGTGCGTACGGGCAAATCGACCTTCATCAAACGGTTTATGGAAACCGTTGTTTTACCTAATATTGCTAATGAGGCAGATCGTATTCGTGCAATTGACGAATTGCCGCAAAGCGCAGCAGGTCGTACGATCATGACAACTGAACCGAAGTTTGTACCAAACAACGCGGTCCAGCTTAAAGTGGCGGAAGGCTTGGAAGTAAATGTTCGTCTTGTAGATTGCGTAGGGTACACGGTTGATGGGGCGAAGGGCTTCGAGGATGATGGCGGGCCGCGTATGATTACGACGCCGTGGTTTGAAGAACCAATTCCGTTCCAGGAAGCGGCGGAGATTGGGACACGTAAGGTCATTCAAGAGCACTCTACGCTTGGCGTCGTCGTTACAACTGACGGCACGATAGCGGAAATTCCGCGCAGCGCTTACATCGATGCGGAGGAGCGGGTCATAAACGAGTTAAAGGAAGTTGGCAAACCGTTTGTATTGATCGTAAACTCCGCACGGCCGAAGAGCGAAGAAGCCCAATCTCTTCGCAACGAGCTGGCTGCTAAATACGATATTCCTGTTATGGCGGTAAGTGCCGCGACAATGGGAGAAGAAGAAGTCATGGGAGTTCTTCGTGAAGTGCTCTATGAGTTCCCTGTGCATGAGGTCAACGTCAATCTGCCGAGTTGGGTTATGGTACTTAGCGAAGGGCACTGGCTTCGCACGAGCTATGAGAACTCTGTTCGCGAAACTGTCAAAGACATACGTCGTCTTCGTGATGTAGAACGTGTAGTCGCTCAGTTCATGGAGTACGATTTCGTTGCACGCGCTGGCCTTAGTGGTATGAACATGGGTCAAGGCGTTGCTGAGATCGATTTGTATGCACCTGATGAGCTCTACGATAGAATTCTAATGGAAGTGGTCGGAACCGAAATTCGTGGCAAGGATCACCTGCTCCAGCTCATGCAGGACTTCTCCCATGCGAAACGAGAGTACGATCGGTTTGCAGAAGCGCTTGAAATGGTGAAAACGACTGGCTACGGGATTGCTGCCCCATCTCTTGCAGAGATGCAGCTTGATGAGCCAGAGCTTATTCGCCAAGGCTCTCGCTTCGGAGTTAGGCTGAAGGCTACAGCTCCATCCATCCATATGATTCGTGTTGATGTCGAATCAGAATTTGCTCCGATTATCGGAACAGAGAAGCAAAGTGAGGAGCTTGTTCGTTATCTAATGCAGGATTTCGAGAAGGATCCGATCAAGATTTGGGAGTCTGATATTTTTGGCAGATCGCTTCATTCGATCGTTAGGGAAGGCATTCAGGGTAAAATTGCGATGATGCCGGATAATGCGCGCTATAAGCTGCAGGAGACACTTGGAAGAATCATTAATGAAGGCTCCGGTGGACTGATTGCTATTATTCTGTAA
- a CDS encoding demethylmenaquinone methyltransferase: protein MMEPESKHKHVHAVFESIASDYDKMNDMISFRRHRAWRRFTMRKMDVKPGQTSLDLCCGTCDWTLSLAKASDKGKTIGLDFSRNMLDIGQAKIDKLGMGNQITLVQGDAMDLPFEDNTFDFVTIGFGLRNIPDIVKTLKEMKRVVKPGGKIVCLELSKPTWQPFKALYYFYFNRVLPLMGKWFVKRYEQYRWLPESLVPFPDLQALAELFRSIGMRNVKAYPLTGGVAALHIGTKGNEGV from the coding sequence ATGATGGAGCCAGAATCGAAGCATAAGCATGTACATGCGGTGTTCGAGAGCATCGCATCTGATTACGATAAGATGAACGATATGATCAGCTTTAGACGACATAGAGCTTGGCGTCGGTTTACGATGCGTAAGATGGATGTTAAGCCAGGTCAAACCTCTTTAGATTTATGCTGTGGAACTTGCGATTGGACCCTTTCGCTTGCTAAAGCTAGCGATAAGGGGAAGACGATTGGTCTTGATTTCAGTCGTAATATGCTCGATATTGGACAAGCCAAAATCGATAAGCTTGGAATGGGAAATCAAATTACATTAGTTCAAGGTGATGCGATGGACCTTCCATTCGAGGATAATACATTTGATTTCGTCACAATCGGGTTCGGGCTTCGCAACATACCAGATATTGTTAAGACGCTCAAGGAAATGAAGAGAGTCGTTAAGCCTGGTGGTAAGATCGTATGCTTGGAGCTTTCTAAACCAACATGGCAGCCGTTCAAAGCACTTTATTATTTTTATTTCAATCGGGTGTTGCCACTGATGGGCAAATGGTTCGTGAAAAGATACGAGCAATATCGCTGGCTGCCCGAATCACTTGTGCCATTCCCTGATTTGCAAGCTCTCGCGGAGCTATTCCGTTCCATCGGAATGCGTAACGTAAAGGCATATCCGCTCACTGGCGGCGTAGCTGCATTGCACATCGGTACAAAGGGGAATGAAGGCGTATGA
- the aroC gene encoding chorismate synthase gives MSLRYLTAGETHGPQLTAIIEGLPSNLELDFEELNFQLQRRQKGHGRGRRMQIETDTAQIVGGVRHGRTTGAPVAVVVENKDWKHWTSVMNVEPVEGSDEAKRRVFRPRPGHADLNGGLKYNLKDLRNVLERSSARETAARVAVGAIARQLLAKFGIKVAGHVVSIGEVTAATPNLPIDELIAVTEESSVRVADKEAEQKMIELIDRMKAEGDTIGGVVECIVSGLPVGLGSHVQWDRKLDGRIAQAVVSINAFKGVEVGIGFEAARIPGSKVHDEILHTADKGFHRASNRAGGFEGGMTTGEPIVVRGVMKPIPTLYKPLASVDIDTKEAFTAQVERSDACAVPAASVVMEHVVTWEVAKAFLEKFGGDSIEEIQANLDNYLSQVEAY, from the coding sequence TTGAGTTTACGTTATTTGACTGCTGGAGAAACACATGGACCACAGCTTACTGCAATTATTGAGGGATTACCGAGTAATCTAGAGCTTGATTTCGAAGAGTTGAATTTTCAATTGCAACGTCGCCAGAAAGGCCATGGCCGGGGTCGTCGGATGCAAATAGAGACAGATACCGCGCAAATCGTTGGTGGGGTAAGACATGGTCGCACAACAGGTGCGCCAGTAGCTGTTGTTGTGGAAAATAAAGATTGGAAGCATTGGACCTCTGTTATGAATGTTGAGCCTGTTGAAGGCAGTGATGAAGCGAAACGTCGTGTGTTTCGTCCACGTCCAGGACACGCTGATCTTAACGGCGGCTTGAAATACAATCTTAAGGATTTGCGTAATGTGTTAGAGCGTTCTAGCGCTCGCGAAACTGCAGCACGTGTTGCAGTTGGCGCTATTGCTCGACAATTGCTTGCTAAATTCGGAATTAAAGTAGCTGGACACGTTGTATCGATTGGTGAGGTTACTGCAGCAACGCCTAATCTGCCTATTGATGAGCTTATTGCTGTGACTGAAGAGTCTTCGGTAAGAGTTGCAGATAAAGAAGCCGAACAGAAAATGATAGAGCTGATTGATCGCATGAAGGCAGAAGGCGATACCATTGGCGGCGTAGTTGAATGTATCGTTTCGGGCTTGCCAGTCGGACTCGGAAGCCACGTACAATGGGATCGCAAGCTTGATGGACGCATTGCACAAGCGGTTGTTTCCATTAACGCATTCAAAGGTGTTGAGGTTGGTATTGGCTTTGAAGCAGCACGAATTCCAGGCTCTAAGGTACATGATGAAATTTTGCATACCGCAGACAAAGGCTTCCACCGTGCATCCAATCGTGCGGGCGGCTTCGAGGGCGGTATGACAACAGGAGAGCCTATTGTTGTTCGTGGCGTAATGAAGCCAATTCCTACTTTATACAAGCCACTAGCAAGTGTTGATATCGATACGAAGGAAGCTTTTACTGCACAGGTTGAACGTTCAGATGCCTGCGCTGTACCAGCTGCAAGCGTCGTTATGGAGCACGTTGTAACTTGGGAAGTGGCGAAAGCATTTTTGGAGAAGTTCGGCGGGGATTCTATTGAGGAAATCCAAGCGAACCTGGACAACTACCTGAGCCAAGTAGAGGCGTACTAA
- the aroB gene encoding 3-dehydroquinate synthase, with protein MAAGETRELTVDLGERSYPIYIGTGLIIRIGEIFKERAIPVKSPILLVTDSSVADLYADRVEEVFANAGYTVTTAVVPSGETSKSLEMLDELIGAALEAGLDRKSTVIALGGGVVGDLAGFVAASYMRGVRFVQIPTTILAHDSSVGGKVAVNHRLAKNIIGAFHQPEFVLYDLDTLASLPLREVRAGLSEVIKHGLIWNADFVAWCDENADKLLSLDSEALGYALYEGCKVKSIVVSRDERENDLRAILNLGHTIGHALEAVAGYGELLHGEAIAIGMVGSARLAAKFGYSSEIAEETERIFKKFGLPVRIPASCDPEEIMSAMLHDKKFSEGKMVFVVPTAIGSVEIRNDVPSSWVREIVDELREGN; from the coding sequence ATGGCGGCGGGCGAAACGAGAGAGCTGACGGTTGATCTTGGGGAACGCTCCTATCCGATTTACATTGGTACAGGATTAATTATACGTATAGGAGAAATATTCAAGGAGCGGGCAATTCCGGTTAAATCTCCGATCTTGCTCGTAACAGATAGCTCTGTCGCGGACTTATATGCAGATAGGGTTGAAGAGGTTTTCGCTAACGCAGGCTATACGGTAACAACCGCTGTTGTACCGTCAGGTGAAACGTCTAAATCGTTAGAGATGCTGGATGAGTTAATCGGCGCTGCGCTAGAAGCAGGACTCGATCGTAAATCTACTGTCATTGCATTAGGTGGTGGAGTTGTAGGAGATCTAGCAGGCTTTGTAGCTGCGTCCTACATGAGAGGCGTTCGGTTCGTGCAGATTCCGACGACGATATTGGCTCACGATAGCAGCGTCGGAGGAAAAGTAGCTGTTAACCATCGTTTGGCCAAAAATATTATCGGCGCATTTCATCAGCCTGAATTCGTGCTATATGATCTCGACACGTTGGCGAGCTTACCATTGAGAGAAGTTCGCGCAGGGTTGTCGGAAGTGATTAAGCACGGACTTATCTGGAATGCTGACTTCGTTGCTTGGTGCGACGAGAATGCGGATAAACTGCTTTCTCTGGATTCAGAAGCACTTGGTTATGCACTGTATGAAGGCTGCAAGGTGAAATCGATTGTTGTATCCCGCGATGAGCGTGAGAATGATCTGCGCGCTATTCTCAATCTGGGGCATACGATTGGTCATGCACTTGAAGCTGTTGCGGGCTATGGTGAGCTGCTACACGGAGAAGCGATTGCTATCGGAATGGTCGGATCAGCAAGACTGGCCGCTAAGTTTGGCTACTCTTCGGAAATTGCCGAGGAGACAGAACGGATTTTCAAGAAATTTGGGCTCCCTGTTCGCATTCCAGCTAGCTGTGATCCAGAAGAAATTATGAGTGCTATGCTACACGATAAGAAATTTTCCGAGGGTAAAATGGTATTCGTAGTTCCCACCGCCATCGGAAGCGTGGAAATTCGCAATGATGTGCCTTCCTCGTGGGTAAGAGAAA
- a CDS encoding CheR family methyltransferase encodes MGDIRSNVSSNATVSDDEDFARFIVNIKRSTSIDLSQYKENQMRRRLTTLRSKYGYSTFAEYFTALSSEAKLRNEFLDRMTINVSEFWRNQNRWQVLKDKFLPQLLKASPRLNIWSAACSTGEEPYTLGMILDSLDALDRTTLIATDIDDGVLAKAREGVYLERSLRDVPVEYKNKYFTQVDGAFKVSDKLKKAVKLQKQNLLLDNFGDKYDLIVCRNVMIYFTEEAKHVLYGKFARALKPGGLLFVGSTEQIFTPGQYGLETADTFFYRRML; translated from the coding sequence ATGGGAGACATACGTTCCAATGTGAGTAGTAATGCGACTGTTTCGGATGATGAGGATTTCGCCCGTTTCATAGTCAATATTAAACGTTCGACCTCTATTGACTTGTCGCAATACAAAGAGAACCAAATGCGGCGCAGGTTAACTACCTTGCGTTCCAAATACGGGTATTCAACGTTTGCTGAATACTTCACTGCTCTATCAAGTGAAGCCAAGCTTCGCAATGAATTTCTGGATAGAATGACGATTAATGTTTCTGAGTTCTGGCGTAACCAGAATCGGTGGCAAGTGTTAAAGGATAAGTTCCTTCCCCAGCTTCTTAAAGCTTCTCCCCGTCTTAATATATGGAGCGCTGCATGCTCTACTGGTGAAGAGCCCTACACGCTTGGCATGATATTAGATTCACTGGATGCGCTAGATCGAACAACGCTCATTGCTACAGACATTGATGACGGTGTTCTAGCCAAAGCTAGGGAAGGCGTCTATTTAGAGCGTTCCTTGAGAGATGTCCCTGTAGAATATAAGAATAAGTATTTTACCCAAGTCGACGGAGCTTTTAAAGTATCCGATAAGCTGAAAAAAGCGGTAAAATTGCAAAAGCAAAACTTGCTATTAGATAATTTCGGAGATAAATATGATTTGATCGTTTGCCGAAATGTTATGATTTACTTCACAGAGGAAGCCAAGCATGTGCTTTATGGTAAGTTCGCTCGTGCGCTTAAGCCAGGCGGTCTCTTGTTCGTCGGGAGCACGGAGCAAATTTTTACTCCAGGGCAATATGGCTTGGAAACAGCAGACACTTTTTTTTACAGGCGGATGCTTTAA
- a CDS encoding UbiX family flavin prenyltransferase, producing the protein MEAKATIESSESKRWVIGITGASGAVYGVTLCRQLLAAGFHPHLVITDAGWRVLKEELGWDAAHRLDCLNNAFEFAVAEGRMTYHPLNDIGASIASGSFRCEGMVVMPCSMGSLAAIAAGASTNLLTRSADVMLKEGRPLLLVPRETPLHAIHLENMLKLSRLGVRLIPAMPAFYNGPQSIEDIVSFMVGKVMDSMGIQHNIYKRWGQPNE; encoded by the coding sequence ATGGAAGCAAAGGCGACGATCGAATCTTCAGAGTCTAAAAGGTGGGTAATCGGGATTACGGGTGCAAGCGGTGCGGTATATGGAGTTACATTATGCCGCCAATTGCTTGCTGCTGGCTTTCATCCTCACTTAGTAATAACTGATGCTGGCTGGCGAGTGCTCAAAGAGGAGCTAGGCTGGGATGCGGCTCATCGCTTAGATTGTTTGAATAATGCTTTTGAATTCGCAGTAGCCGAAGGGCGAATGACTTATCACCCGCTTAACGATATTGGAGCAAGTATTGCAAGTGGGTCCTTTCGCTGCGAAGGTATGGTCGTTATGCCTTGCTCGATGGGATCTTTGGCTGCTATTGCAGCGGGAGCTTCTACCAACTTGCTAACTCGCTCGGCGGATGTCATGCTTAAGGAAGGACGTCCTTTGCTGCTTGTCCCGAGAGAAACTCCACTCCATGCTATCCATTTAGAAAACATGCTTAAGCTGTCACGCCTGGGTGTGCGGTTGATACCGGCAATGCCGGCTTTTTATAATGGACCGCAGTCTATCGAAGATATCGTTTCCTTCATGGTAGGCAAAGTGATGGACAGCATGGGGATTCAACACAATATATATAAAAGATGGGGACAACCCAATGAATAA